A segment of the Brevundimonas sp. M20 genome:
GCCGGGCCAGTCCGTGTCACCGACGCGGGTCAGGCGCAGTTCGATGAAGCGACGGGGCGGCTGGCCTTCAGCGACATAGTCCCCGACCTCGTGCCAGGTCCCGTCGCGCACGGTCGCCACGTACCGGATCTTCGCATTGGGTCCGGCGGGCATCTCCCAGCGAAAGCCGTCCCCGGTCAGTTCGAACGGGTACTCCCCGGTGTAACCATTGGCGTAGCTCCGGAAGCTGTACTTCCCGGCCCGCTCGTCCCACGACAGGATCGCGAAGGCGTTGAACTGGGTCGTGCCGTCGGCGGCGTATCCCCGCCCCTCGATCAGCTTGACCGAACCGCCCAGCAGCGGACCGACCCGCTCGGTCTGGGTCAGGACCGTGGTGTGACCGGGCATGGTGGTCGTCGCCGTGCCGCGCCACTCGCCGTTCAGAAAGTCGAGCGCTCCGACCCGCTCCCGTTGAGCATCGCTACCGGCGGGCTGCTGGGTCTGGGCGACGGCGGGCGGGGCGGCCAGCAAACTCAGGGCCATCAGGACGGGGGCAAGGGAAAGGCGGGGCATGGAAACCTCCGTGAACCTCGAAGCCGCTTTATGAGACAGGAACCCCCAATTTCGCAACACAACGTTTGGTCACGACCGCGACAATGAAAAACCCGCCGGAGCGAGGCTCCGGCGGGTCGGTCATGTCAGCCTGTAAAGCGGTCGCCTAGTGGGCGACGCCCTTCCAGATGCGGCGGTACGACAGATAGGTCACACCGGCGAACAGCAGAAGGAAGATCAGGGTGCCGACGCCGGCGCGCTTGCGCGCGACCTGCTTCGGATCCGAGGCCCAGGCGATGT
Coding sequences within it:
- a CDS encoding DUF1579 domain-containing protein, with amino-acid sequence MPRLSLAPVLMALSLLAAPPAVAQTQQPAGSDAQRERVGALDFLNGEWRGTATTTMPGHTTVLTQTERVGPLLGGSVKLIEGRGYAADGTTQFNAFAILSWDERAGKYSFRSYANGYTGEYPFELTGDGFRWEMPAGPNAKIRYVATVRDGTWHEVGDYVAEGQPPRRFIELRLTRVGDTDWPGAGAVSPQ